The sequence TTATGTATTCTGAATTCTGAATAAATCATGTCATGGAATACATTACCGAACACGTAGGTAAATCATTCTGTATTctgaacatataaacaaaatagagAATCAGATTAGAGGAATAGATTGGAACGAGATTACTGTTTTAACTTGTGTACCTTCACCATgtgatttcactttttcgaagtttATTATAATTCCCCATGTAACATTTTCATCAATGGAAAAGTTGGCTGGCTCATATGTACTAAATTCAACGTGGACAAGCCTTCCAGGTTGTAAGAAAGGTAGAAAATGTTTTGGAGAGAGGACAATATCATGGACATCCTTCTACAAACTCTTGTGCTACTGTAAGAGATCATAATAATCCTTCGAGCTCTCTACATCCTCAATGACCATGGAATTCTCTCTAATTCCAGTTCCTTGATTTGCTATTGCTTCTGCATATAATTCAAACAGAGTGCTATTGTAAGTTTCAAGAAATGCTTTAGGTTTCTTCGGTGGGATTTCTGTGTTTTTTTACAGAAGTCCCTACGATGACCAAATGGCAATAATATAGGTGCCACCACTGAGTCTACCAGGCTACCAGCACAAATTATTATACTGGCTTGTAATGGTCCAAAACTGATCTTACTGCATGGGTGCATCTTTGAAGCACTTTGGAATGTATTAAATAATGCTTGAGCTCTCATGTTCTTTTTCTTCACATGAAACATTATACATAGGGAAAACTAAATCGCGGTGGGGTgggaaagaatattttaagctttgGAGCATTAACCGGCTATTTGAGCTTGAGGAGTTTACGCGCTTCACTAAAACAAGTTTAGTTTGCTTGGACTTAGTTTAGAAGGGAGCCATGTTAGACTAGGTAAGTTAGCGCGATACCGGTTTGATATGGTCTACATAACTTGTGGCATATGATTGTACTTGAGCTAACAGACATTGATGTTGTTCAGCTGAAGAAGATGCACCAAGAAAAGCAGCTGGACACACTTGTCGACAAGGGCCTGAGGAGCAAATATGACCACATTGAGCTAGAGGAGATGATGCAAGTGGCGCTGCTATGTACCCAGTTCCTCCCTGGCCACATTACGTCAGTACCAAGATGTTAGAGGTGGTTAGTATGCTGGAGGCTGGCGATGGGCTTGCAGAGCAGTGGGTGGCATCACAACACACATAGTCACACAAATTCAAGGTACCCGAGTTTTCCTTCGGCTGCTGCTCTAACCTGACGGACGATTCGTCACTGCTGTTGCAAGCAGTGGAGCTTTCTGGACCGAGATGTAACATGAACGTGTACGTACATTGCGCAAATGTGGCACACACTTTCTTTTTACTACTACTGTCAGGATGAGCGTGTAGGAATATTTACCTTTCTGGAAGCTTTTAGAGTTGGGTCAAAATGATGCGTGtattctttctttcttttaattGGCGTTAGCTCTCCCCTTTTGTTGCCATATCTATACATCCTTGCTTGTTTGTGTCATGTTTTTTTGGTCACACCGACATTTTGGTATAGTAGATAGTACAGACTGTAATTTTGTTTCAGTGCTATTTTGTATACAAGTACTGCTTAGTATATGTCTGAAAAGAATTTCTTTTTGAAGTGATTTTCAAACTTGAACGGGAATCATTCTTATTCTTTCAAATGTCTTATAGGACTTATTGTTTGTGTGACATTCTACCGTTTTGTTTCTTAAATAACCACTATTTTATAAATTTTGCACCGTTCCGCTTGTTCTAGTAAATTATAAACTTGATAGCTGTACACATAGTGTTTAGACGGTGTAAGTGCAATCCAGTGATAAAAAGCTTGGTGTATGAGGAAGAAATAGATAGGGACTCTAGGATCGGTAACTTGGTAAATTTGTTTAGGAGGAGAACGAGGAGATAGATATCCAAACTATACTTCTACTACTCTGCAAATTATTTGTGGTTAACCTATTGATAAACACATATAAGCTAGAACTTGTTTCGGTGAAATCCTAAGGTTCCGAGGGTGCCTAGGGGTAGGTAGACGACACACTGAATAAAAGCCAGCTATCACCTACAAGCCTACCGAACGACGCGGTCAGGATACACATGTTGTACTCTCACTGGCATAATGAGGGGCTACCAACCATAGCTACCTATATAGGATGATATGTTATAACCTAGTTCAATCGAAGCTTGGACATTGAATCCCCTCATATATCGGAGGGTTAGAGCTAGCCAGACTATTAACCGTAACTAGTTGTGGCTTATAACACCGACAAGTCTAACAATTTGAACAACAGCAAACTAACATAATATTAAGCCTTGAATTAAAGTGCTACTTAACTATCGCAACAACAATCAATAAGTAGAAGTAAATTAGGTGTAGAGCTAATTGTTTATAACCGGCTGTAGAGATTTGTTTCCCCGATTTCAATCAATAAGTAGAAGTAAAGGTCCAGAGCTAATTGTTTATAGCCGTCTGTAGTGATTTGTTTTCCCAGTTTTGTTGGGTTCGTGTTTTTGTTTAGGACTAGTTTTGAAACTTAAATCTCCTCCGGGATTCCCTAGGGTTGATGGGAAAATGAGCTAATTTTTCACTCAATCTCCGAGAATCCGGAGAAGATTTAAGTTTTCAAACTAACCTTTAACGGATCTTTTATTCTTAGAAATAAAAATCGCAGATTATGACTACATAAGTTACGAGAAACCAAATCTATGGTTTTTGTTTAGAATATATGCAATGACCATCGTATGAAAAACTTAAATTGAGACACTTACTTTTAGTAAATCCCTAATTTGTCTATCGTCTTCATCGTGTACACGCAGCACATATTACGGGAAGCCACAAAAATTTACATTCGAGAAATATTTAACGTCATACCGAAAAAGTAAAGTTAAACTGAAAATTTAAACAGGATGGGCCACGAAGTTGCCGCTCTCCTCGTCGCCACCCAAAAATGATCCGGCGTCTAACGATCTCTTGGCAACTTGGTGACGACCTTGCTTTCCCTTGGGCAGATGTCCCAGTTCGACGCCGCGGTCGTCCTGGCACGCGCCGGCAACGCTGGCGGTGCGGTCGTACCGGGCAAGTTGCTGCAGGACTTGCTTCATCGACGGCCGGGACGGCGCGTCGTCCCCGGTGCACATGACCCCGAGCTTGAACATGGCCACGGCGTCGTCGATGTAAACGGCCCTGTCCTGGATGGTCTCGTCCACGACGTCGTGGAGAGGGTCCCCCGCCTTGTACCTCCGCCACGCCCACTCCACCAGGCAGCAGTCAGCGGCGTCCTTGCTGCTGTCGTTGGCTACCCTCCCGGTCGCCAGCTCCAGCAGCACCACGCCGAAGCTGTACACGTCTACCTTCTGGTTCACCTTGGCGCCGCGTCCGTACTCTGCATCCAATTCCAACCATAGCAGATCAGCAGAGTGTCGATTCATTTCAGCCTCCTGAGAAGACCAGAAGGGTTGGCCGGCTGGTGACTGCCGCACGGCCGATTAAGAACGCACCTGGAGCCATGTATCCGAAGGTGCCACTGACGGCGGACACGGACTCGGGCTCGCCGGACTTGAGCAGGATCCGGGCGAGCCCGAAGTCGGCGATCTTGGCACGGAACCCCGGGTCGAGCAGGATGTTGCTGGACTTGACGTCCCGGTGCATGATGGGCTGCGCGCACTCGTCGTGCATGTAGCTGAGCCCCCTCGCCGCGTCGATGGCGATGCCCAGCCGCGTCGGCCAGTCCAGCGCCGCCGTGGCCGCGTTGTCCTTGGGGTGCAGCCACCGGTCGAGGCTGCCGTTCTCCATGTACTCGTACACCAGCAGCTTGGTGTCCTCGCTCGAGATGTAGCAGAGGAGGCTCACGATGTTGTTGTGCCGGATGTCGCCGAGGATCTTCACCTCCGTGTCGAACTCCCGGTCGAGCTTCTCCTCGGCCTTCCCCCTGCTGCACAGCTTCTTCACGGCCACCACCGTGCCGGCgcagccgcgcccgcgcccgcgagcgGGGAGGTGGACGCGGTACACCTTGCCGGAGCCGCCGCTGCCGATCACGTCCTCGTCGCGGAGGTTGGTTATTAGCACGTCGCACTCGCTGAAGTCCAGCTTGCGGAACGGCATCATCTTCCACGACGTCACGTTGCACCGTTGCTTCTTCCGCCGGACGATGAAACACCCGACCGCGCCGACGAGGATGGCGCCGGCGACCACGGAGACGAGGATGATCAGCCCGATTGACATCTGGCTGTGGCGGCGGTAGCGGCACGCCGGGAAGTTTACGTTCGGGTTCACCGCGGCGCAGAGGCCACGGTTTCCGAGGAACGACCGGTCGTATGCTGGGTTCTTCAGCGACTCGGGGAGCTCGCCGGTGAGTTGGTTGGAGGAGAGATTGAGGAAGCTGGTATGGAGGTCGTTGAAGTCCTCGGGTATTTCTCCGGTGAGCTCGTTGCTGGAGAGATCAAGGATGGTGAGCACTGGCAGCAACCCGATCCCAGGCGGAATCGCTCCGGATATCTGATTGCTGCTTAAGTTCAGGTAATTCAGGCGTTGCAGCGATCCGATGGAAGGCGGAATCGCGCCAGATATCGTGTTCCCAGCGAGGTTCAGCTCGATGAGATTGGCTAGCCCCGACATGTCCTCCGGCAGAGTACCGGAGAACTGGTTGTTCCCCGCCTTGAACGTCTTCAGCCCCGGTGCGGAGGTCGGCACGTCGCCGGAGAATCGGTTGTTCCCCATCTCGATCCGTGTGATGTTGGAGGATATCGCACTGGGCATAGTGCCAGTGAAGCTGTTGTTCTGGATCATGACAGTCGTCAGGACTGGGAACCCCGACCATACCTTCTCGGGGAACTCGCCGGTGAAGAGGTTATTGTACGCCATGATGTTGTTCACCGTGTCGCAGTCCGCGAGGTTCGCCGGGAAAACGCCGGAGAAGCTGTTGTTGAAGACGACGAGGTCGTAGAGCTTCCTGTTGAGGCAGAGGGTGTCCGGGAGCTCGCCTCTGAGGAGGTTGTTGCTCACTTCGAGGTTGGCCAGCGGCGAGTGTTTCCCGAGCTCCGGCGGGAGGGGTCCAGAGAGCCGGTTGTTGAACAGCCGGATATCGGTGAGGTTCGGGAGAAGCCCCACGCTCGACGGAATCGGTCCGGTGAGGTTGTTGAAGTACAGGAAGAGCAACGTCAGGTCCCTCAAATCGCCCATGCTCTCCGGTATGGTTCCGTTGAGCCAGTTCGAGGAGAGGTCGATCTCTTGCAGGCTCACGGCGGTGATGTCCGGCCCAATTGCACCGGTGAAGCTGTTATCGTAGAGGTACAGGATCTGAAGCTTCTGGAGGCTCCAAACCCACGCCGGGATTTCACCGTGAAGCTTGTTTACGCTCAAGGCCAACGTCGTCAGCTCAGTGAGCGACGACAGCTTGTCGGGGATGCGACCAGTCAGGTTCATCCCCGACATCCACAGTGTCTGCAGCTTCGTCAGCTTCCCGAAGTCGTCGGGGATGGGGCCTGGCACGAAGGGGTTATTTGCCAGAGTTAGCGTCTCGAGCTCGCTGAGGCCTGCGATAGCCGAGCCCGGATACGTCCCGTCGAAGCTGTTGGTGTCAAGAACCAGGGACCGCAGCTTCGTGAACGCGGCAATCGCCCGGGGCACACTGCCTGTGAAGCCATTGCTCGACAGGTTGAGGTGCTCCATCGCCGACGACAGCCTGTTGATGTCAGCTGGGAGGGCACCGGAGAATCGATTGTTGGAGAGGTCAAGGAACCGAGCAGCCGAGCAGCTGTAGAGCGCTGTGGGGAACTGGCCGGTGAGTTTGTTGTAGGAAAGGTCGAGAGACGACAGGTTCTTGAGGTTGCATATGGAAGCAGCTGGGACTGGAACTGGATTGGCTATGCTGAGGTTCTGGAAGGACAGGGCGGACACTTGGCCGTTCACGCACCTGACCCCTGCCCAGCTGCAGTAGGAAGCGTTCTGGGAGCTCCATGAGCTGAGAGCAGATGGGCTGCCCCAGCCTTTCTTGATTGCTAGGAGTATTGCTAGCTCGCTTGCGTCAGTGATCTGCGCCATGGATTGCGAGCTGGAGTTGGAGGTGACGAACACTAGTAGGAAGAGGAGTACAAGATAAGAGTCAGCCATTCTTGTCGTCATGAGGGGTGTGTTCTTGACGATCCGGATATATTGTGGGTGAACTTCTTCATCATATAAGAAGAGGCCAGAGGGTAGTGGGCAGTGGGCACGGCGCATGCGGCAATAAGACAACGACCAGCGACTGCAACAGTCAAAGTCTTCGCGCACATTGATTAGTGAAAGTACTCTGATGGAAAATTTGTTATCTAGCACTAGTTTCTGGATAGCCGGTTTCCGTGACCCTTCTCATTCAATTATTACTTCTCGATCCAGGCTAAAGTCTTACTACAAGACACAAGCATGTAAAAATGTAGTTAAGAGATAATATATATAAGATCGCGAAGAGACGAGCTATTGACGAAGAGCTCTTCTTTTGGATTATTTTTTCACTTATCCTCTATAGACCCCTCGAGAGATAGGGTATTAAATGATATTCACAATGGTAGTTTCATGCACTATTAATAATAGTGTGG is a genomic window of Zea mays cultivar B73 chromosome 5, Zm-B73-REFERENCE-NAM-5.0, whole genome shotgun sequence containing:
- the LOC103627070 gene encoding receptor-like protein kinase 5, with the translated sequence MTTRMADSYLVLLFLLVFVTSNSSSQSMAQITDASELAILLAIKKGWGSPSALSSWSSQNASYCSWAGVRCVNGQVSALSFQNLSIANPVPVPAASICNLKNLSSLDLSYNKLTGQFPTALYSCSAARFLDLSNNRFSGALPADINRLSSAMEHLNLSSNGFTGSVPRAIAAFTKLRSLVLDTNSFDGTYPGSAIAGLSELETLTLANNPFVPGPIPDDFGKLTKLQTLWMSGMNLTGRIPDKLSSLTELTTLALSVNKLHGEIPAWVWSLQKLQILYLYDNSFTGAIGPDITAVSLQEIDLSSNWLNGTIPESMGDLRDLTLLFLYFNNLTGPIPSSVGLLPNLTDIRLFNNRLSGPLPPELGKHSPLANLEVSNNLLRGELPDTLCLNRKLYDLVVFNNSFSGVFPANLADCDTVNNIMAYNNLFTGEFPEKVWSGFPVLTTVMIQNNSFTGTMPSAISSNITRIEMGNNRFSGDVPTSAPGLKTFKAGNNQFSGTLPEDMSGLANLIELNLAGNTISGAIPPSIGSLQRLNYLNLSSNQISGAIPPGIGLLPVLTILDLSSNELTGEIPEDFNDLHTSFLNLSSNQLTGELPESLKNPAYDRSFLGNRGLCAAVNPNVNFPACRYRRHSQMSIGLIILVSVVAGAILVGAVGCFIVRRKKQRCNVTSWKMMPFRKLDFSECDVLITNLRDEDVIGSGGSGKVYRVHLPARGRGRGCAGTVVAVKKLCSRGKAEEKLDREFDTEVKILGDIRHNNIVSLLCYISSEDTKLLVYEYMENGSLDRWLHPKDNAATAALDWPTRLGIAIDAARGLSYMHDECAQPIMHRDVKSSNILLDPGFRAKIADFGLARILLKSGEPESVSAVSGTFGYMAPEYGRGAKVNQKVDVYSFGVVLLELATGRVANDSSKDAADCCLVEWAWRRYKAGDPLHDVVDETIQDRAVYIDDAVAMFKLGVMCTGDDAPSRPSMKQVLQQLARYDRTASVAGACQDDRGVELGHLPKGKQGRHQVAKRSLDAGSFLGGDEESGNFVAHPV